The genomic window TCATCGGCGTCGCCCTCGCCTCGACCGCGCTCGGCACGATCCTCCCGATCCTCCGCGACGCCGGTGAGCTCAAGACCCCGTTCGGCCGCGCGCTCGGCGCGATCGGCGCGGTCGGCGAGTTCGGTCCGCTGATCGCGATCTCGATCTTCCTCGGCCAGCGCAACCCCGGGTACTCGACGCTCGTGCTGGCGCTCTTCGGAGTCCTGGCCGGCCTCGCCATCTGGCTGGCCTTCCGCGTGCCGCGCGGGGCGATGCACCGCTTCGTCAGCTCGACGCTGCACACGTCGGGGCAGTTCGCGATCCGGGTCGTCCTGCTCATCCTCTCGGGCCTCATCGCACTGAGCATCGTCCTCGACCTGGACATCCTGCTCGGCGCGTTCACCGCGGGCATCGTGTGGCGGCTCCTCATGCGCGATGCAGCCGAGCCCGACCGCGAGGCCGTCGAGAGCAAGGTCGAGGCGGTCGCCTTCGGCTTCCTCGTCCCGGTGTTCTTCATCTACACGGGTGTGACGTTCGACCTCGCCGCCCTCCTCGCGCAGCCGACTCTCTTCCTGCTGCTGCCGGTCGTCCTCGTGGTGCTGTTCGTCGTCCGAGGTCTGCCGTCGATGCTGGCGGCGCCGGAGGGGTCGACGGGCCGCGATCGACTCTCGATCGCGCTCCTCGGGGCCACCGCGCTGCCGATCATCGTCGCGGTGACGGCGATCGGCGTGGATGAGGGCATCCTGTCGACTGCGGCGTCGGCTCTCCTGGTCGGAGCCGGAATGCTCTCGGTGCTCCTCTTCCCGCTCATCGCGATGAGCATCCGCGGAGAGCGTGCGACCGGCGCCGCGCTGCCGGTGGAGGACGACGCGGCGTGAGCATCGACGCGCTCCTCGACGCCGCCCGCGAGCGGCTGGCCGGGGCGCCGCGCGAGGGCCTGGGCGAACTCGTCGAGCCGCGTCGCATCCTCGGGATCGCGCGCGCGGCCCGGATCGTCCCGCGCGGGACCGCCTGGCACCTCGGCGCGCTGCTGCTGACCGACGACGGCGTCCTCGCGACGGGCGAGGTCGTGCGAGCGCGCACCGAGGCGGTCCGCGGATACACGGCCGAGTCGCAGCGCCGGCGCTCCGAGCTCGCCGCGGCCGCACGTCGCGGCGGATTCGACGAGGGCGCGACCGTGCACATCGGTTGGCGGATGCTCGATCCCGCCGCCGTCGACCGGGGAGAGGCATCCGATCCCCTCGCGGTGGTGGACGGCGTCGTGAGCATCCGCTGGAGCGCCGCGGCCGGCTACATGCCTCTCGCGCGCTACCTCGACGAGCGGATCGCCCTGCTGCTCGATCCACCCGCCGGAGCGTGACGGCGCCCTAGGGGACCGGCCCGAGCGTGTCAACCGGGTGCGTGCCCGCGGAGGCATACGTAGCGTGGAGGCATGGCCGCCAAGGACCTCACTCGCCAGATCGTCGTCATCAGCGCCTTCTGCTTCATGATCATCGCCGCCATGGTCGGCACCGGACTGTTCGGCGGAACGCCGGTGCAGGACCTGCAGGACGGCGCCCTCGACGCAGACGGGTCGTTCCTCGCGCCGGCGCGTCCGGCGTTCTCCATCTGGACGGTCATCTACGTCGGCCTCTTCGCCTACACGGTATGGCAGGCGCTCCCCCGGCAGCGGTCGCGGTCGCGTCAGCGGGCCGTGGGGTGGCTCATCGCGGCGACGATGGTGCTCAACGGCGTGTGGCTGGTCACGGCGCAGTTCGCGACGCTGCCGCTCACGGTCCTCGCGATCGTCGTCCTGCTGGCGGTGCTCGGCCTGACTTTCCGGCGCACGGTGACCGACCCGGGGCGCGGATGGATCGACTCCCTGCTGATCGACGGCGTCACCGGGCTGCACCTCGGCTGGGTGACGCTCGCCACGGTCGCGAACACGACCGCGTGGCTCACCACGATCGTCGCCGACGACGCCGCGGACTCCGCGACGCTGTGGGGCGTCCTCGTCCTGGTCGTCGTCGCGGTCATCGGAGTCGGGATCGCGTGGGCGAGCGGCTGGCGCATCGCGCCGGGCCTGGCGATGGCGTGGGGCCTCTCCTGGATAGCTGTCGGGCGCCTGGCCTTCGAGCCGCCGAACACCGCGATCGGCGTCACTGCGATCGTCGTCGCGGCGATCGTCCTGCTCGTGCCGGTCGTCGGCACGGTGCTCCACCGCGCCGCCGATGTGCGCAACGCCGAGGTCTGATCAGTCGGCGTCGGCCGGGCCGAACCGCTGCGCGAACGCGCGCAGCAGGCGCACCGGCTCGGTGACGGATGACGCGAGCACGCGCGCTGCGACGACGTCGTAGTCGTTCGCCTCGAAGTAGCCGTCGTCGCGGTACACCGCCATGCGCTGCGTGAACGCCTTCGTGGTCGGCTCGGGGTGGAACTGCGTCGCGTAGAGCCGGTCGCCGACGACGTAGGCCTGGACGGGGCATCCGTCGTTCACCGCGAGGAGGGTCGCGCCCGGAGGCGGGACGGCCGTGCCCTCCTTGTGTGCCGTGAGCGCCGTGAAGCGCGTGGCGAGTCCGCCGAACAGCGGATCTCCCTGGCCTGCCCTGGTGAGCTCGATCGTCACCGGACCGGTGTCTTCGGGGTACGCGCGACTCACCTCGCCGCCGAGCATCCGCGTGACCACGCCGATGCCGTAGCACGTGAACAGCGCGGCGGGTGCGTCGTCGTCGCCGGGCGTCCCCTCGGCGACCCGGCGGGCGATGCGCTCGAGGCCGGCCTCGACGCGGCGCTGGACGTCGGTCTTGGTCGACTCGGGGTCGGCGAGGTTGAACGGGCTGCCGCCGACGAGGAAGCCGCTGTAGCGGTCGAACACGTCGTCGGGGAGCGGCTCGCGCACGAGGTCGAGATGGCCGAGCCGACTCTCGTCGAGCTTCATCGCGGTGCGGAACGATTCGTACTCGGCGGCCGCCGCTCCCTGTTGCGGCCGCACGCACACATAGAGCAGTGGCGCGGTCGTCATGCCGTGAATTCTAGGTCGCGGCATCCGCATCCGCATTCCCGGAGAAATCGCACGAGACATGTATCAGTCGCCACCTATCGCTCTCCACGTTGGTGTGGACACAATGGGCGTCATGATGCATGCGGGCGCTGGGGCATCCGCCGACTCGGTCGAGCCGGCGCGATGGGAGCGTGCCGCGGCGCTGTTCGTGCGCTGGCGCGACGGCGACAGCCGCGCGATGGACGAGCTCGTCCGGCTCATGACGCCGCCGCTGTGGCACGTCGTGCGCGCGTACGGGCTCGATGCGGCACTCGCGCAGGATGTCGTGCAGACGACGTGGCTGACGCTGGTGCGCCGTCACGAGACCATCCTCGACGCGCAGGCCGTGTCGGGATGGCTGACGATGTGCGCGCGCCGCGAGGCGTGGCGTGTCGGCAAGCAGCAGCGCCGCGCCGATCCGACCGAGGCCGAAGCGCTCGAACCCCATCTGCCGGTCCACGAATCCGCGGAGCAGACCGCCGCCACCGACGACGCCTCGCGTCGGCTGTGGATCGCGGTCGCGACGCTCAACGAACGATGCCAGCGCCTGCTGCGGATCGTCGCGTTCGAGGACCGCCCCGACTATGCGCGCATCGCAGAGGATCTCGCGATGCCGATCGGGTCGATCGGACCGACCCGCCAGCGCTGTCTCGCCAAACTCCGGGCTGAACTCGAGGGCGCCGGATGGGGAGGAGATGATGATGGACACTGAGGACTTCGCCGCGGATGCGGCGCTCTTCGCACGACTGCGCGCGGTGTGGGAGGAGGTGGATCCGGCGCCGGCCGACCTCGTCGATCGGATGGTGGCCGCCGTCGCCGTGGAAGACCTCTCTCGCGAGTACGCGCTGCTGACGCTCGTGGAAGGGACGCTCGCGGCGGTGCGCGGCGAAGCCGACACCGCGACGCTGCAGTTCAGCGACGGCTCGACGACGGTGCTCCTCCACGTCTCCGTGACGGAGGACGGCGGCCGCCGGGTCGACGGATGGGTGGATGCCGCGGCCCTCGCGATCCGCCTCACCCAGGGCGAGCGCGAGTGGTCCGCAGAGGCCGGCGAGCACGGCCGATTCGCGTTCGACGAGGTCACGCCGGGGGTGGCGCGACTGCGCATGGTCGTGAAGGACGCCACCGGCGAGCTGCGCGACTTCCAGACGCCGCAGTTCGAAGTGTGATCGACCCCGACATCGGGGAGCGGCTGCGACGAAGGACGTCGCCCGCGATGAGGAGGTAGCGAGAGATGGCAGCAGCAGGGGAACCCGGCTGGCGGAACAGAGTCGATGCGGCACGACCCCGAGGCGTCCCCCTGGACCCGACGAGCGAACCGGTCGACGGCGTCCGCGCCTACCCGACCTCCTATGCGCCGGACCACCTCCTCGTTTCCGACGCCTCGCGTCTGCCGGAGATCCTCGAGACGCTCCGTGAAGCCGCCGCCGACTTCGGCTGGGGTGTGCGCCTGACTACGATCAAGGGCGAGCGCCTCGAGGAGCAGGACGCGATCGAGCGCGCGCGCCGAGAAGAGGCCGAGACGGGCCTGCCGATCGTGCTGCTCGCCGTCATCTTCCCGTCGCCGCGCGACGACCGCGACGACCAGCCCGTTCCTCCGATCGACGCCTGGCGTCTGCTGCAGCGCGCCCGCGCCCGTCGAGGGACCGACATCGCCGGCGTGGGCCTCGATCACGTGATCACCGTCGACCCGTTCGGCTCGACCAACCCCTTCGGTTCGACCAATCCGTTCGGCTCGACGAACCCGTTCGGATCGACCAACCCCTTCGGCTCGACGAACCCGTTCGGCTCGACCAACGCTCCCGGCCCGGGAAGCTACGCCTACCCGGGATCCGGCGGTCGCGAGGTCGTGACCTACATCGGCGACCCGCCCCGCCGCGACGACTCGGCGATCAAGGGCCGGCGCCCCGTGGTCGCGTTCATGGACACCGGGTGCGGGACGCACCCCTGGCTCCCGGGCTCCATCGTCGAACGTCATCTCAAGCTCGACGGCGAACCCGTCGGCATCTCCGACCCCGCCACCGACCCGGAGGCCATCGGCGATCTCGCGGGGCCCTACGACGGATTCCTCGACGGCGCGTCCGGACACGGGACGTTCGTCGCCGGAGTGATCCGGCAGGTCTGCCCCGACGCCGACCTGATCTCGATCCGCGTCGCCGACAGCCAGGGCGCTCTCCTCGAGGGCGAGTTCCTCGAGGCGGTCCGTGCGGTCGCCGTCCTGGTCATCCGCTACGCACGCGGCAAGGGCGGGCGTCCAATCGACGTGCTCAGCCTCTCGCTCAGCTACTACCACGAGACGCCCGACGACGGTCAGTTCGACCTGACCCTGATCAAGTACCTGCTCGCCGCACGGCGGCACGGCTGCGCCGTCGTCTGCTCGTCGGGCAATGACGCGACCGACCGGCCGGCGTTCCCGGCCGCACTGTGGGCGTGGCCGGGTGCCGACTTCGTCGTCGAGGATCCCTCGGATGCCGCGCCCCATGTCTCGGTCGGCGCGCTCAACCCGAACGGCACGTCGGTCGCCCTCTTCAGCAACGTCGGGCGGTGGGTGCGGTGCTACGCGCCGGGGGTCTCGGTCGTCAGCTCGCTCCCGCCCATGAACGGCGGAGTGCAGGCCGGCACGCGAAACGATCGATTCGGGCTGCGGCGCGAGACCGTCGATCCCGATGACTTCACCGGCGGGTTCGCCGTCTGGAGCGGCACCTCGTTCGCCGCGCCGTACATCGCGGGCACCCTCGCCGAGATGGTCGGCGTCGGTCTGATCGACGGCCGCGCGAAGGAGGACGCCAAGGCGCGCGTCAAGGCCCTCGTGAAGGCCGGCGAGACGGTGCTGCGGGACTGGGACGGTCACCGGCGCGCTCCGGCCTGAAACGCGGGGTGGACTGCGCCAAGATGAGGGAGTGACGCGCTCCGCCTCGGAACTCCATCGGCGCGCCGTTGATCTGTGCATCAACGGCAAGTACGCCCAGGCTCAGCGCGTCCTCGATCAGGCTGACGCGCGCACCGACGATCCCGACCTCCGGGCCAGGATCGTCGGCACGCGCGCCCTGGCGCTCCAGCGCACCGGATTCCCCGCGCAGGCGGAGGAGCTCCTCATGACCGCCGTCGCAGGGCCGGATCTCGCTCCGCACACGCAGGCGATCCTCCTCGGCCAGCTCGGGGCGATCGCGAACTACGGCGGCCGGCTCGACGAGGCGGAGCGCTGGCTCACGCGGGCGATCGAGAGTCTCGCGGAGGACCCGGTCCCGGCGGCGCGCACGCGTGTGAACCGCAGCCTGGTGCGCATGCAGCAGCGCCGGCTGGGGGATGCCGCCGACGACCTGGAACGGGCATCGACGACGTTCGCCGACCACGACCTCGCCACCGACGAGGCCCAGGCGCGACACAACCTCGGCTACACCTCGCTCCTCGCGGGCGATCTGGTCGGTGCCCTGCGGGAGATGCTCGCCGCGCGGCCGGTCGCGGCATCCACCCCCGTCAACGCGGCGATCACCGACGTCGATCGCGCGGAAGTGCTGCGTGACGCCGGGCTCACGACCGAGGCGGAGCAGATTCTCGCCCGCGCGGCGACGGTGTTCGGATCGCACCGGATGCCGCAGTCCCGCGCCGAGGCGGAATTCCATCTCGCGCGTTCGCTGCTCTCGCACGACAGCTCCCGAGCGAGCCGGGTCGCCCTCTCGGCCTCACGGCGGTTCCGAGCCGTCGGCAACGATGCCTGGGCTGCCCGGGCCGACGCCGTGCGCCTGCGCGCGATGCTCGGCGGGCTCCGCGTCGAGCAGGCAGGCTCGTCTCGGCGGCGCATGCCGACGCCCGCGGAGGTCGACGGGGTCGCCGACGAGTTGATCTCCCGGGGATTCCGCGGTGAGGCGGCTGCGCTCCGCATGTCGGAGGCGCTCGCGCGCGCCCGCCGAGGAGAAGACGCGGGTCGCGACATCCGCGTGCCGTCGTCGGCGCCGATGGAGGTGCAGCTGCTCGCGGCCGAGCTGCGCTCCGCCCGGGCGGCCGCCGCGAACCGGGGCGCGGCTGCTCGTCGTCACGCGGCGAAGGGGCTCGACGTGCTCGCGGGCTGGCAGCGCACATTCGGGAGCCTCGACCTGCAGACCTCGGTCGCGATGCACGGCGGCAATCTCATCTTCGCCGGGCTCGATTCGGCCGTGCGCTCAGGTCGTCCCGACGTCGTCTTCGAATGGTCGGAGCGCGCGCGCCACCTCAGTCAGCAGGTCGTCCCCCTGCGCCCGCCCCCCGATCCCGCGCTCGCGGAGGAGCTGGCCGAGCTGCGCATGCTCCGCGCCGAGAACCCCGGCGGCGACTGGCTCTCGGTGCCCCGGGCCGCGGCGCTGCGAGAGCGTGCCCGAGAGCGCCAGTGGTCGTCGACGGGGGCCGTCGACGGCGAGGAGCGCATCGACCTGGAGCGGCTGCGCGGCGAGCTCACGGACGACACGGCGCTCATCGCCTACGTCTACTCGGGCTCGGCCCTCGTCGCGCTGGTCTGCACGCTCGAGCGCACCGTGGTCGTTCCCGTTGCCTCGGATGCCGCGGTGCGTCGCCTCCTCACCGGCCTCCGTGCCGACCTCGACATGTCGGCGTCGATCCGCACGCCGCCGATGGCCGACATCGTGCGCCGTGGCCTCGACGACCGGCTGCGCGCCCTCTCGGAGGCGCTTCTCGACGGGCCGGCAGCGATCGCCGGCACGCGCCGGCTCGTGCTGACCACGCCCGGTCTGCTCAACTCGATCCCGTGGGCGATGCTGCCGGCGATGCGGGGTCGCGTGTTCACCCTTGCGGTCTCCGCGACGCGGTGGGCGCATCTGCGGCCCCATGGCGCGTTCCCGAGCGAGACCGCCGGTTTCGCTGTCGGACCCCGTGTCGCGCGCGGCGAGGAGGAGGTCGAGACGGCGGCCGAGTCGTGGGGTGGGTCGGTGGTGTTGCAGGGGGATGCGGCATCCGTCGATCGGGTGACCGAGCTCGCGTCGCGCGTGGACGTCCTGCACGTCGCCGCGCACGGCCGCCACGCGGTCGACAACCCGCTGTTCTCGGGTCTCGAGCTCGCCGACGGCGCACTGTTCGGCTACGACATCGACCTCATGCCGGAGGTGCCCGACACCGTCGTGCTCTCGGCGTGCGAGGTGGGACGATCGTCGGTGCGTTGGGGTGAGGAGGCGATCGGGATGACGCGCATCTGGCTGCACGCAGGCACCCGGTGCGTCGTGGCGGCACCGGTCATCGTCGCGGACGATGTCGCGTGCGAACTCCTGGGCGCGATGCACGAGGGCCTCGCGGCGGGCCGTGCGCCGTCGGAGGCGCTCGCGGCCGCGTCCGAGCACACCGGGATCGTGGCCCCGTTCCAGGTGCACGGGGCGGGGTTCTAGAACTCTCCGAGAATTCTTCGGATCCGATGTATCAGGGTCGTGGCGGTGTGCTCTTGGTCATCGGGTCTGTTCACGCGCGACGGCGACTCTGGGGGCGCCGGCACTGGGAGCAGAAGGTCACCTCATGGGGAGAGCGTCTGGGGACGTGTGACCTTCGGAGCAGATCCGACGGGGGATGTCGCAGAGACCCAGGTCGGCGACATCCCCCGGTTTCGTCCCCTCGGCGTGCCGGAGTCAGCCGCGCGACGAGTTCGCGGTGCGTCCGCGCACGATCCCGACGAACGCCTCCACCGCCGGTGTGGTCCGTTCGGCCACCCATGCGAGCGCGACCGTCGAGACGGGTCCGTCACGCAGCGGTCGATGTTCGACGTCCTTGCGCTGGTGCAGCCGGGCGAGCGACATCGGCACGATGACGACACCGACGCCGGCGGCGACCGTCGCGATCGCCTCGCCGGTATCGGCCGGGGGTGCGAACTTCGGTGCGACGGCGCCGGGCACCCGGATGCCGAGCACGTCGTCTTCGGCCGCGATCACGATCTCGCCGGAGAGGTCGTCGAGGCCGAGGTCGTCGGCGGCGGTGAGGTGCGATTCGGCCGCCGTCACCACGACCGGGACCTCGTCGTAGAGCGGGATGACGTTGAGCCCGCCGGCTTCGATCGGCAGGCGCACGAGAGCGGCGTCGACCTCGGCCGCGTCGAGCGCGCGGCGCTGATCGGCGACCGCGAGGGCCACGAGCTCGAGGGCGATACCGGGAAGGCGGTCGTTCCAGAGGTCGATCCACTTGCCCGGCGTCGCACCCGGGATCGCCCCGAGGCGGAAGGGCCCCGTCACGACGGGGGCGGCGACGTGCTCGGGCTTCGGCGCCGCCTTCGCCTTCGGGTGGGGCTTCGCGCCGGGCTGGCCCTTGCCTCCGGGCTTGACGCCCTTGCCGCCCTTACCGCCGGCGCCGCCGGTCTTGCCGGAGCGGCGGGGTGCGGCATCCCGGCCCGACTTCCCCGGCCGCGCTCGCGAACCACCGCCCTTTGCCATGTCGTTCAGCGTAGCCGGGCGATATCGTTCGCTCATGGTCGCGATCCTCGCCACGGTCTTCGCCGCACTCGCGGCGCTCCTGCACGTCTACATCTTCGTGATGGAGAGCGTCCAATGGACGCAGCCGAAGATCTGGAAGCGGTTCGGAGTCGCCGACCAGGCGGCGGCCGAGGTCACCAGGCCGATGGCGTACAACCAGGGGTTCTACAACCTGTTCCTCGCGATCGGCACGGCGATCGGGCTCGTGCTGTTCCTGAGCGGATCCGACGACTCGGCGCTGCGCGCAGCCGGGCTCGCGCTCGTGCTGTTCAGCCTCGGATCGATGGTGGCGGCATCCCTCGTCCTGCTCACCACGGGGATGAAGTACCTGCGCGCCGCGCTCACGCAGGGCACGCTGCCGCTCATCGGCTTCGTGCTCTTCCTGTTCGCCTGAGCGTCAGTCGCACGCGCTCCACCGGCCGGCTCCGGATGCCTCGGCCCCCGCCTGTGCCTCGCTGAGCAGGTCGGAGAAGGCGACGTTGGGCCGGACCGCCATCGCCTCGGCGTCGCCAGCGGCGACGAGCTCGTGGTTGACGAACCGGCCGTCGTCGGTCCACAGGTTGAACAGCCGGCGCCCGTAGTCGTCCCACGTCTCGCGGTCGGGGGCAGCCCACACGGTCGAGCCCGGGGGCAGCAGGGTGCTCAGGTGTGCGCGGGCCTCCTCGGCCCAGCACTCCGGTGTCGGCGTTCCCTCGGGGGTGTCGATGCCGATCAGCCGGATGCGGATCGGGTTCGAGGTCGTGACGACGTCGTTGGGCTGCAGCATCCGCGCCTCGATGGTGTCTCCGTCGAAGACGTACTCCACGGTGAGGGGGAAGGCGTCGGTCGGACGGGGAGGGATGCCGAGGGCCGGCGTCGGCGCGGTCGTGGGCGCCGCGTCGCCGATCCGGCCGGTGCTCGAGGAGAGCCAGATCACCCCCGCGACAAGGGCGGCCGCGAGGAGGATCACGACGGCGGTGACGACGCGCTTCACGCTCGGCACCCTAGTCGGCGCGGCAGACGTCGCCGTCCGACTCGTGCCGATCCGGATCGATGCGGTCAGGCCGCCAGACGGAGCCCTCGCTGGTCGGTCGCGACGCGCTCGCCGTCGGCGATGGTCTCGTCGTCTCCGATGAGGGATCCGACGGCCACGCGCGCCTCGCTGCCGACGTGGGTGCGGACGCCGATCTTCGCGCCTGCTCCGATGGCGGCGCGGGGGCCGATGTGGGCGTGCGGCGCGATGTCGGCGTCGGGGCCGATCACGGCATCCGTCTCGACCCACACGCCGCGGCCGACGTGCGCTCCCGCGGCGATCTGCGCCCCGGGCTCGACATATGCTCCCGCTTCGACGATCGCGCTCGGGTGGACCTTCGCGCCGTGCGCGATGAGGCCTCGACCGTTGACGTGCTTGCGGTAGCGCAGCATCTCGCCCCGGTCGTTCTCGATGTCGATGTAGTTCTTGCCCACAGTCCCCTCCTGCAGCAACGAATCGTGCTGAGTACAGGAATAACGACGATCCCCGGTGATTCATTCCCGTGCATCCGTCCCTCGGACGCATCGGTTATTCGGTGCCGCGAGCCAGGCGGATTGCGAGCGGGCTCCGAGCCGCCCGACGAAGTCCCCGGTCGCCGACGCGCAACCGCCGCTGGACGACGGTCTCCTGCCAAACGTGCACGCCTTTCGGACACGTGCCGCCCGCATCCGCACGTTGTGAGCGTGTTCGCGCGCAGGCCGACCAGAATCGAGACGTGCCCGCTC from Microbacterium sulfonylureivorans includes these protein-coding regions:
- a CDS encoding cation:proton antiporter; protein product: MDLEPTLLIIPLLGVLAPLLARGIGRWIRVPIVVFELVLGILVGPSVLGWAQPDAFIDVLSEFGLAMLFFVAGSEIEFAAFRGRTGRRASFGWLLSLAVGVGLAWIFVPGEEAIIIGVALASTALGTILPILRDAGELKTPFGRALGAIGAVGEFGPLIAISIFLGQRNPGYSTLVLALFGVLAGLAIWLAFRVPRGAMHRFVSSTLHTSGQFAIRVVLLILSGLIALSIVLDLDILLGAFTAGIVWRLLMRDAAEPDREAVESKVEAVAFGFLVPVFFIYTGVTFDLAALLAQPTLFLLLPVVLVVLFVVRGLPSMLAAPEGSTGRDRLSIALLGATALPIIVAVTAIGVDEGILSTAASALLVGAGMLSVLLFPLIAMSIRGERATGAALPVEDDAA
- a CDS encoding glutaminase encodes the protein MSIDALLDAARERLAGAPREGLGELVEPRRILGIARAARIVPRGTAWHLGALLLTDDGVLATGEVVRARTEAVRGYTAESQRRRSELAAAARRGGFDEGATVHIGWRMLDPAAVDRGEASDPLAVVDGVVSIRWSAAAGYMPLARYLDERIALLLDPPAGA
- a CDS encoding tryptophan-rich sensory protein, giving the protein MAAKDLTRQIVVISAFCFMIIAAMVGTGLFGGTPVQDLQDGALDADGSFLAPARPAFSIWTVIYVGLFAYTVWQALPRQRSRSRQRAVGWLIAATMVLNGVWLVTAQFATLPLTVLAIVVLLAVLGLTFRRTVTDPGRGWIDSLLIDGVTGLHLGWVTLATVANTTAWLTTIVADDAADSATLWGVLVLVVVAVIGVGIAWASGWRIAPGLAMAWGLSWIAVGRLAFEPPNTAIGVTAIVVAAIVLLVPVVGTVLHRAADVRNAEV
- a CDS encoding glutamine amidotransferase-related protein, encoding MTTAPLLYVCVRPQQGAAAAEYESFRTAMKLDESRLGHLDLVREPLPDDVFDRYSGFLVGGSPFNLADPESTKTDVQRRVEAGLERIARRVAEGTPGDDDAPAALFTCYGIGVVTRMLGGEVSRAYPEDTGPVTIELTRAGQGDPLFGGLATRFTALTAHKEGTAVPPPGATLLAVNDGCPVQAYVVGDRLYATQFHPEPTTKAFTQRMAVYRDDGYFEANDYDVVAARVLASSVTEPVRLLRAFAQRFGPADAD
- a CDS encoding RNA polymerase sigma factor; this translates as MMHAGAGASADSVEPARWERAAALFVRWRDGDSRAMDELVRLMTPPLWHVVRAYGLDAALAQDVVQTTWLTLVRRHETILDAQAVSGWLTMCARREAWRVGKQQRRADPTEAEALEPHLPVHESAEQTAATDDASRRLWIAVATLNERCQRLLRIVAFEDRPDYARIAEDLAMPIGSIGPTRQRCLAKLRAELEGAGWGGDDDGH
- a CDS encoding S8/S53 family peptidase; the encoded protein is MAAAGEPGWRNRVDAARPRGVPLDPTSEPVDGVRAYPTSYAPDHLLVSDASRLPEILETLREAAADFGWGVRLTTIKGERLEEQDAIERARREEAETGLPIVLLAVIFPSPRDDRDDQPVPPIDAWRLLQRARARRGTDIAGVGLDHVITVDPFGSTNPFGSTNPFGSTNPFGSTNPFGSTNPFGSTNAPGPGSYAYPGSGGREVVTYIGDPPRRDDSAIKGRRPVVAFMDTGCGTHPWLPGSIVERHLKLDGEPVGISDPATDPEAIGDLAGPYDGFLDGASGHGTFVAGVIRQVCPDADLISIRVADSQGALLEGEFLEAVRAVAVLVIRYARGKGGRPIDVLSLSLSYYHETPDDGQFDLTLIKYLLAARRHGCAVVCSSGNDATDRPAFPAALWAWPGADFVVEDPSDAAPHVSVGALNPNGTSVALFSNVGRWVRCYAPGVSVVSSLPPMNGGVQAGTRNDRFGLRRETVDPDDFTGGFAVWSGTSFAAPYIAGTLAEMVGVGLIDGRAKEDAKARVKALVKAGETVLRDWDGHRRAPA
- a CDS encoding CHAT domain-containing protein → MTRSASELHRRAVDLCINGKYAQAQRVLDQADARTDDPDLRARIVGTRALALQRTGFPAQAEELLMTAVAGPDLAPHTQAILLGQLGAIANYGGRLDEAERWLTRAIESLAEDPVPAARTRVNRSLVRMQQRRLGDAADDLERASTTFADHDLATDEAQARHNLGYTSLLAGDLVGALREMLAARPVAASTPVNAAITDVDRAEVLRDAGLTTEAEQILARAATVFGSHRMPQSRAEAEFHLARSLLSHDSSRASRVALSASRRFRAVGNDAWAARADAVRLRAMLGGLRVEQAGSSRRRMPTPAEVDGVADELISRGFRGEAAALRMSEALARARRGEDAGRDIRVPSSAPMEVQLLAAELRSARAAAANRGAAARRHAAKGLDVLAGWQRTFGSLDLQTSVAMHGGNLIFAGLDSAVRSGRPDVVFEWSERARHLSQQVVPLRPPPDPALAEELAELRMLRAENPGGDWLSVPRAAALRERARERQWSSTGAVDGEERIDLERLRGELTDDTALIAYVYSGSALVALVCTLERTVVVPVASDAAVRRLLTGLRADLDMSASIRTPPMADIVRRGLDDRLRALSEALLDGPAAIAGTRRLVLTTPGLLNSIPWAMLPAMRGRVFTLAVSATRWAHLRPHGAFPSETAGFAVGPRVARGEEEVETAAESWGGSVVLQGDAASVDRVTELASRVDVLHVAAHGRHAVDNPLFSGLELADGALFGYDIDLMPEVPDTVVLSACEVGRSSVRWGEEAIGMTRIWLHAGTRCVVAAPVIVADDVACELLGAMHEGLAAGRAPSEALAAASEHTGIVAPFQVHGAGF
- a CDS encoding LysR substrate-binding domain-containing protein, giving the protein MSERYRPATLNDMAKGGGSRARPGKSGRDAAPRRSGKTGGAGGKGGKGVKPGGKGQPGAKPHPKAKAAPKPEHVAAPVVTGPFRLGAIPGATPGKWIDLWNDRLPGIALELVALAVADQRRALDAAEVDAALVRLPIEAGGLNVIPLYDEVPVVVTAAESHLTAADDLGLDDLSGEIVIAAEDDVLGIRVPGAVAPKFAPPADTGEAIATVAAGVGVVIVPMSLARLHQRKDVEHRPLRDGPVSTVALAWVAERTTPAVEAFVGIVRGRTANSSRG
- a CDS encoding DUF1304 domain-containing protein encodes the protein MVAILATVFAALAALLHVYIFVMESVQWTQPKIWKRFGVADQAAAEVTRPMAYNQGFYNLFLAIGTAIGLVLFLSGSDDSALRAAGLALVLFSLGSMVAASLVLLTTGMKYLRAALTQGTLPLIGFVLFLFA
- a CDS encoding thermonuclease family protein, which encodes MKRVVTAVVILLAAALVAGVIWLSSSTGRIGDAAPTTAPTPALGIPPRPTDAFPLTVEYVFDGDTIEARMLQPNDVVTTSNPIRIRLIGIDTPEGTPTPECWAEEARAHLSTLLPPGSTVWAAPDRETWDDYGRRLFNLWTDDGRFVNHELVAAGDAEAMAVRPNVAFSDLLSEAQAGAEASGAGRWSACD
- a CDS encoding transferase, with amino-acid sequence MGKNYIDIENDRGEMLRYRKHVNGRGLIAHGAKVHPSAIVEAGAYVEPGAQIAAGAHVGRGVWVETDAVIGPDADIAPHAHIGPRAAIGAGAKIGVRTHVGSEARVAVGSLIGDDETIADGERVATDQRGLRLAA